Proteins from one Embleya scabrispora genomic window:
- a CDS encoding tetratricopeptide repeat protein encodes MEGTSVGVVDRQGLGLSGMGAEAAGHFERGLDALLFFRAEVSAEVEAALSAAPEAPMAHAFAAYLGLLGTEPADAAAARERYAAFAAGGPRADARESAHLAAAEAWLAGDVHRAGDILRDLVVAHPRDVLALAIGHQIDFFTGDATRLRDRVGGALGAWDPDDPHYGPLLGMSAFGLEETGHYERSEQAGLAAVAAHPRDVWAIHAVVHTYEMQGRFAEGIRFLDARVDDWSGGNYLNVHNWWHYGLYAIEAGAIDRALAIYDAVLHNDRSVGAAMELLDASALLWRIHLAGGEQPQRWARLADAWAARADGPYYAFNDVHAVMAYLGAGRIADAEAVTRDRERWLADPHPGVSNHTMTAEVGLPVCRALVAFEQGRYPDTVDILVPIRHRLNTFGGSHAQRDAIQQTLVEAALRAHRHDLARTLLSERVNVRPSSPYNWLGRARLAEELGRAAEAATAREQAAEHTKAITVAWGR; translated from the coding sequence ATGGAAGGGACCTCGGTGGGCGTGGTGGATCGGCAGGGGCTCGGGTTGTCCGGGATGGGAGCGGAGGCGGCCGGGCACTTCGAGCGTGGGCTTGATGCCCTCCTGTTCTTTCGGGCGGAGGTCTCCGCCGAGGTGGAGGCCGCGTTGTCGGCGGCTCCCGAGGCGCCGATGGCCCACGCGTTCGCCGCCTATCTCGGGCTGCTGGGTACCGAGCCGGCCGATGCCGCCGCCGCGCGGGAGCGGTATGCGGCGTTCGCGGCCGGCGGGCCGCGGGCGGATGCGCGCGAGTCGGCCCATCTCGCGGCCGCCGAGGCGTGGTTGGCCGGTGACGTCCACCGGGCCGGCGACATCCTGCGCGACCTGGTCGTGGCGCACCCCCGGGACGTGCTCGCGCTCGCGATCGGCCATCAGATCGACTTCTTCACCGGTGACGCGACCCGGCTGCGCGACCGCGTCGGCGGCGCGCTGGGCGCGTGGGACCCGGACGATCCGCACTACGGGCCCCTGCTCGGGATGTCCGCGTTCGGCCTGGAGGAGACCGGCCACTACGAGCGTTCCGAACAGGCCGGACTGGCCGCCGTGGCGGCGCACCCGCGCGACGTGTGGGCGATCCACGCGGTGGTGCACACGTACGAGATGCAGGGCCGCTTCGCCGAGGGCATCCGCTTCCTGGACGCCCGGGTCGACGACTGGTCCGGCGGCAACTACCTCAACGTGCACAACTGGTGGCACTACGGCCTGTACGCGATCGAGGCCGGCGCGATCGACCGGGCGTTGGCGATTTACGACGCCGTGCTGCACAACGATCGCTCTGTCGGTGCCGCGATGGAACTCCTGGACGCCTCCGCCCTGTTGTGGCGCATCCACCTCGCGGGCGGCGAGCAGCCGCAGCGCTGGGCCCGACTGGCCGACGCGTGGGCGGCCCGCGCGGACGGTCCGTACTACGCCTTCAACGACGTGCACGCGGTGATGGCGTACCTGGGCGCCGGCCGGATCGCCGACGCCGAGGCGGTGACGCGCGACCGGGAGCGGTGGCTGGCCGACCCGCACCCCGGGGTGAGCAACCACACGATGACCGCCGAGGTCGGCCTGCCGGTGTGCCGCGCGCTGGTCGCCTTCGAACAGGGGCGCTACCCGGACACCGTCGACATCCTCGTCCCCATCCGGCACCGCCTGAACACCTTCGGCGGCAGCCACGCGCAGCGCGACGCGATCCAGCAGACCCTGGTCGAGGCGGCCCTGCGCGCACACCGGCACGACCTGGCCCGCACCCTCCTGAGCGAGCGCGTCAATGTGCGACCGAGCAGCCCGTACAACTGGCTCGGCCGAGCCCGGCTGGCCGAGGAACTGGGCCGGGCGGCCGAGGCGGCCACGGCCCGGGAGCAGGCGGCCGAGCATACGAAGGCGATCACCGTCGCCTGGGGGCGCTGA
- the modA gene encoding molybdate ABC transporter substrate-binding protein — protein sequence MGAIGTVRAGRVIAATLLAGAMVTLTACGGDDDKKDDRDATKAAPQAPGSAPAADAKPLKGTVTVFAAASLTETFTALGKRFEAAHPGVTVKFNYGGSSALAASINQGAPADVFASADEKNMKLVTDGKSADGAPTAFAKNTLQIAVAPGNPKNVKSLADLKRDGLKVAQCAPQVPCGAAARTALDAGGVKFTPSTLEQDVKAALTKLTLGEVDAALVYRTDVKAAGAKVVGVDFPEAAQAVNTYPIVPLAKAPNADAAKAFVAFVLAEPGRTALTAAGFQAP from the coding sequence ATGGGCGCAATCGGGACGGTGCGGGCCGGACGGGTGATCGCGGCGACGCTGCTCGCGGGGGCGATGGTAACCCTCACCGCGTGCGGCGGCGACGACGACAAGAAGGACGACCGGGACGCCACGAAGGCCGCCCCGCAGGCCCCCGGCAGCGCGCCCGCCGCCGACGCCAAGCCGCTCAAGGGCACCGTCACCGTGTTCGCGGCCGCATCGCTGACCGAGACGTTCACCGCGCTGGGCAAGCGGTTCGAGGCCGCCCACCCCGGCGTCACCGTCAAGTTCAACTACGGGGGCAGCTCGGCGCTCGCCGCGAGCATCAACCAGGGTGCGCCCGCCGACGTGTTCGCCTCCGCCGACGAGAAGAACATGAAGCTCGTCACCGACGGCAAGAGCGCCGACGGCGCGCCCACCGCGTTCGCGAAGAACACCTTGCAGATCGCGGTGGCGCCGGGCAATCCGAAGAACGTCAAATCGCTCGCCGACCTCAAGCGGGACGGCCTCAAGGTCGCCCAGTGCGCCCCGCAGGTTCCCTGCGGCGCCGCCGCCAGGACCGCGCTCGACGCGGGCGGCGTCAAGTTCACCCCGTCCACGCTCGAACAGGACGTCAAGGCCGCGCTGACCAAGCTCACTCTCGGCGAAGTGGACGCCGCGCTCGTGTACCGCACCGATGTCAAGGCCGCGGGTGCCAAGGTGGTCGGCGTGGACTTCCCCGAGGCCGCCCAGGCGGTCAACACGTACCCGATCGTCCCGCTCGCGAAGGCGCCCAACGCCGACGCGGCCAAGGCGTTCGTCGCCTTCGTCCTGGCCGAGCCCGGCCGCACCGCACTGACCGCGGCGGGTTTCCAGGCCCCGTGA
- a CDS encoding ABC transporter permease, with product MFRNALRTLAAQRMRLALTVLAIVFGVAFVAGVLTLKDTITEAAATSAADDFAGVGVGVRADSEHVAGDPAALGPRLVERLRGLPGVATVRGSVTGPAVVVDRDGDLVGRVEESAGTNYAPGPEGSDPLYRLTQGRAPSAAGEVALDEAGARAAGYRVGDRLRVVAGGGTMDATLVGTVHAVDARIRLGATLTLFDTPTAQRLFAAPDTYDLITVAARPGTPDAALLDAVRPLVPAGAEAVTGAALTAERRDLASAGTAGLATGLLVFAGVALFVGTFIITNTFTMLIGRRTRELALLRAVGATRRQVTRSVRLEALITGLVGALLGLLLGVALAAGLLALLRGTDTAPPRGPLVLRPGTILWSLVVGIGVTVAAAWLPTRKVARIAPMAALRANPPSPAGLFRRNLAGLLLIGVGVAGGYATVKAAPGGNGEPVLVTVCGVLAVTGVLMLIPLLSVGVIGVLARPLTRVFGVTGTLASRNALRDPRRTAATASALMVGLFLVTGLTVIGASLKDSLDHAAARGLTADYAVSTTLRDPMAAATVDRIGRLPHVEAASVYRTVTARIGDAEQEVAALDPVAGPKVMRLDFVAGGPEALGTDLLVERVEAESRGLGIGATVPVTYPDGTSGTLRVGGIYRANPILLPYLVSTRVLDPHLERPIGRQVFVKSAPGEARALEATLKDAFGADPALRVQSKDELRRGLGAAIDLLLNIVYGLLAMAVLIAVIGIVNTLAMSVLERTREIGLLRAIGLDARRVRALIRLEAALISLFGALLGVGLGTTVGVLAVRGIDLGNVPLGATIPWPRIALFVVGALAVGLLAAAWPARRAARMSVLGALGSE from the coding sequence ATGTTCAGGAATGCTCTTCGTACGCTCGCCGCGCAGCGCATGCGGTTGGCGCTCACCGTGCTCGCGATCGTCTTCGGTGTGGCCTTCGTGGCCGGTGTGCTCACGCTCAAGGACACCATCACCGAGGCCGCCGCCACCTCCGCCGCGGACGACTTCGCGGGGGTGGGCGTGGGGGTTCGCGCCGACTCGGAGCACGTCGCCGGCGATCCCGCCGCCCTGGGGCCCCGGCTGGTGGAGCGGCTGCGTGGGCTGCCCGGCGTGGCGACCGTGCGCGGCTCCGTCACCGGGCCCGCCGTGGTGGTCGACCGCGACGGGGACCTTGTCGGTCGGGTGGAGGAGTCCGCCGGTACCAACTACGCGCCCGGGCCCGAGGGTTCCGACCCGCTGTACCGGCTGACCCAGGGCCGCGCGCCGAGCGCCGCCGGCGAGGTCGCCCTGGACGAGGCCGGAGCCCGGGCGGCGGGCTATCGGGTCGGTGATCGGCTGCGCGTGGTCGCCGGCGGCGGCACGATGGACGCCACCCTCGTCGGCACCGTGCACGCCGTCGACGCCCGGATCCGGCTCGGCGCCACCCTCACCCTGTTCGACACCCCCACCGCGCAGCGCCTGTTCGCCGCCCCCGACACCTACGACCTGATCACCGTCGCCGCCCGCCCCGGCACACCCGACGCCGCGCTCCTGGACGCGGTCCGTCCCCTCGTCCCCGCCGGCGCCGAGGCGGTCACCGGCGCCGCGCTCACCGCCGAGCGCCGCGACCTGGCGTCGGCCGGGACCGCCGGACTGGCCACCGGGCTGCTCGTGTTCGCCGGCGTCGCGCTGTTCGTCGGGACGTTCATCATCACCAACACCTTCACCATGCTGATCGGCCGCCGCACCCGCGAACTCGCGCTGCTGCGCGCGGTCGGCGCCACCCGGCGGCAGGTCACCCGCTCGGTGCGCCTGGAGGCGCTGATCACCGGCCTGGTCGGCGCGCTGCTCGGGCTGCTGCTCGGGGTCGCGCTGGCCGCCGGTCTGCTCGCGCTGCTGCGCGGCACCGACACCGCACCGCCGCGCGGCCCGCTCGTGCTGCGGCCGGGCACGATCCTGTGGTCGCTCGTGGTGGGCATCGGCGTGACCGTCGCCGCCGCGTGGCTGCCCACCCGCAAGGTGGCCCGGATCGCGCCGATGGCGGCGCTGCGCGCGAATCCGCCGAGCCCGGCCGGGCTGTTCCGACGCAATCTGGCCGGCCTGCTCCTGATCGGCGTGGGCGTCGCCGGAGGTTATGCCACGGTCAAGGCCGCCCCGGGCGGCAACGGCGAGCCGGTTTTGGTCACGGTGTGTGGCGTGCTGGCCGTCACCGGCGTGCTGATGCTGATCCCGCTGCTTTCGGTCGGCGTCATCGGGGTGCTCGCACGGCCGCTGACCCGGGTGTTCGGGGTGACCGGGACGCTGGCGAGCCGCAACGCGCTGCGTGATCCGCGCCGCACGGCCGCGACCGCCTCCGCGCTGATGGTCGGCCTGTTCCTGGTCACCGGCCTGACCGTGATCGGCGCTTCGCTCAAGGACAGCCTCGACCACGCCGCGGCGCGCGGGCTGACCGCCGACTACGCGGTGTCCACCACGCTGCGCGACCCGATGGCCGCCGCGACGGTGGACCGCATCGGCCGATTGCCGCACGTCGAGGCGGCGAGCGTGTACCGCACCGTGACCGCGCGGATCGGCGACGCCGAGCAGGAGGTCGCCGCGCTGGACCCGGTCGCGGGCCCGAAGGTGATGCGCCTGGACTTCGTCGCGGGCGGCCCCGAGGCGCTGGGCACGGACCTGCTCGTGGAGCGGGTCGAGGCCGAGTCGCGGGGGTTGGGCATCGGCGCGACCGTGCCGGTGACGTACCCCGACGGCACGTCCGGCACGCTGCGCGTCGGCGGGATCTACCGGGCCAATCCGATCCTGCTCCCCTACCTGGTCTCCACCCGCGTCCTGGACCCGCACCTCGAACGCCCGATCGGTCGACAGGTGTTCGTCAAGAGCGCGCCGGGCGAGGCGCGGGCCTTGGAGGCGACCCTGAAGGACGCCTTCGGGGCCGATCCGGCCCTGCGCGTGCAGTCGAAGGACGAACTGCGCCGGGGTCTGGGCGCGGCCATCGACCTGCTTTTGAACATCGTCTACGGCCTGCTGGCGATGGCCGTGCTGATCGCGGTCATCGGCATCGTCAACACGCTGGCGATGTCGGTCCTGGAACGCACCCGCGAGATCGGTCTGTTGCGCGCGATCGGCCTGGACGCCCGCCGGGTGCGCGCGCTGATCCGCCTGGAGGCGGCGCTGATCTCGCTGTTCGGCGCACTGCTCGGGGTCGGGCTCGGCACCACGGTGGGAGTGCTGGCGGTGCGCGGGATCGACCTGGGCAACGTCCCGCTCGGCGCGACGATCCCGTGGCCGCGGATCGCCCTGTTCGTAGTCGGCGCGCTTGCCGTCGGGCTGCTCGCGGCCGCCTGGCCCGCGCGGCGCGCGGCGCGCATGTCGGTGCTCGGCGCGCTCGGGTCCGAGTGA
- a CDS encoding DNA cytosine methyltransferase, whose protein sequence is MARPITMIDLFAGCGGMTSGFAAAKGFRPVMAVEWNLHAAATYAANFGEAHMRWGDIAEIPDRDIPRADVIIGGPPCQGFSNLGSRNVEDPRNKLWKEYLRFVRRAKPKVFVIENVDRFQKSAEFALLLAEAQPGGLLEGYELSDALLPAVDYGVPQRRKRAIVIGSRIGRIEAPEPTHGPGRRLRWSTVHDAIADLPRVPGTTSLPASKTEFFGRPVPGVFKEADLHLGRTPTERSLLRYDCVPPGGGRFDLPDHLLPDCWRNKKTGTTDVMGRMRWDHPSLTIRTEFYKPEKGQYLHPQWNPEDPADRVNRPITHREAARLQSFPETFVWCGSKTEIARQIGNAVPPGLAEAIARHLKPRLREAG, encoded by the coding sequence ATGGCACGACCCATCACCATGATCGACCTGTTCGCGGGCTGCGGTGGAATGACGTCCGGATTCGCCGCCGCGAAGGGCTTTCGGCCGGTCATGGCGGTCGAGTGGAACCTGCACGCGGCCGCGACCTACGCCGCCAACTTCGGCGAGGCGCACATGCGCTGGGGCGACATCGCGGAGATCCCCGACCGGGACATCCCACGCGCCGACGTGATCATCGGCGGCCCGCCCTGCCAGGGTTTCTCCAACCTCGGCAGCCGCAACGTGGAGGATCCGCGCAACAAGCTCTGGAAGGAATACCTGCGTTTCGTCCGTCGGGCGAAGCCCAAGGTGTTCGTGATCGAGAACGTGGACCGCTTCCAGAAGTCCGCCGAGTTCGCGCTGTTGCTCGCCGAGGCGCAGCCCGGCGGCCTCCTGGAGGGGTACGAACTGTCCGACGCGCTGCTCCCGGCTGTGGACTACGGCGTTCCGCAGCGCCGCAAGCGGGCGATCGTGATCGGCTCCCGGATCGGCCGGATCGAGGCGCCCGAACCGACCCACGGCCCCGGCCGCCGGCTGCGCTGGAGCACCGTCCACGACGCGATCGCGGATCTGCCGCGCGTGCCCGGGACAACCAGCCTGCCCGCGTCGAAGACCGAGTTCTTCGGCCGTCCGGTGCCCGGCGTGTTCAAGGAGGCCGACCTGCACCTGGGCCGCACGCCGACCGAGCGCTCGCTGCTGCGCTACGACTGCGTGCCGCCCGGCGGCGGCCGGTTCGACCTGCCGGACCACCTGCTCCCCGACTGTTGGCGGAACAAGAAGACCGGTACGACGGATGTGATGGGCCGGATGCGCTGGGACCATCCGTCGCTGACCATCCGGACCGAGTTCTACAAGCCCGAGAAGGGCCAGTATCTGCATCCGCAGTGGAACCCGGAGGACCCGGCCGACCGGGTCAACCGGCCGATCACGCACCGCGAGGCGGCCCGGCTCCAGTCCTTCCCGGAGACCTTCGTGTGGTGCGGTTCCAAGACCGAGATCGCTCGACAGATCGGCAACGCGGTGCCGCCGGGGTTGGCGGAGGCGATTGCCCGGCATCTGAAGCCGAGGTTGCGCGAGGCGGGGTGA
- a CDS encoding DUF4344 domain-containing metallopeptidase: MVRYEEPASADRDAASFLRARRPMEAAVEALGAFVDPGREIAVVGRSCGGEGSAYDPETRRIQVCYDDLADERALFERGGHRPADDEVVAVVAETVYHEAGHALVDVLRLPFDERAEEDAADRFAALLLLRQGVDGERQLRAAVEEYRLSAAEADRADRDAKDEHAPDLVRAADHLCRLYGAAPDRNPDLANTSLLPRERVAGCAAEWTRARDAWLKDLAPILRR; this comes from the coding sequence GTGGTTCGCTATGAGGAGCCGGCTTCCGCCGATCGGGACGCGGCGTCCTTCCTGCGTGCGCGAAGGCCCATGGAGGCGGCCGTCGAGGCGCTCGGCGCGTTCGTCGACCCCGGGCGGGAGATCGCCGTCGTCGGGCGCTCGTGTGGCGGGGAGGGTTCCGCGTACGATCCCGAAACCCGTCGTATCCAGGTGTGTTACGACGACCTCGCGGACGAGCGTGCCCTGTTCGAGCGCGGCGGCCATCGGCCCGCCGACGACGAGGTCGTCGCCGTGGTGGCGGAGACCGTGTACCACGAGGCCGGCCACGCCCTCGTCGACGTGCTGCGGCTGCCCTTCGACGAACGGGCCGAGGAGGATGCGGCGGATCGGTTCGCCGCTCTGCTGTTGCTGCGCCAAGGCGTGGACGGGGAGCGGCAGTTGCGGGCGGCGGTGGAGGAGTACCGGCTGTCGGCGGCGGAGGCGGACCGGGCCGATCGTGATGCGAAGGACGAGCACGCACCGGATCTCGTACGCGCCGCCGACCACCTCTGCCGGCTCTACGGCGCCGCCCCCGACCGGAATCCCGACCTGGCGAACACGAGCCTGCTCCCCCGGGAGCGCGTCGCCGGCTGCGCGGCCGAGTGGACCCGTGCCCGCGACGCCTGGCTGAAGGACCTCGCGCCCATCCTGCGTCGGTAG
- a CDS encoding TOBE domain-containing protein: MNTFGIGDAAALLGVSADTVRRWVDSGRLDARRDENGRRVVDGAALAAFARSTAAGDARADSERLGWSSARNRFRGIVTDVRKDTVMAQVEIQAGPYRVVSLMSAEAADELGLRVGVLATAVVKSTNVMVERTEGAREHSLE; encoded by the coding sequence GTGAACACGTTCGGGATCGGTGACGCGGCGGCTCTGCTCGGTGTGAGCGCGGATACGGTGCGGCGCTGGGTGGACTCCGGTCGACTCGACGCGCGGCGGGACGAGAACGGTCGGCGGGTGGTGGACGGTGCCGCGTTGGCCGCGTTCGCCCGCTCGACGGCCGCCGGCGACGCCCGCGCGGACAGCGAACGGCTCGGCTGGTCGTCGGCGCGCAACCGCTTCCGCGGCATCGTCACCGACGTCCGCAAGGACACGGTGATGGCCCAGGTCGAGATCCAGGCCGGGCCGTACCGGGTGGTCTCGCTGATGAGCGCCGAGGCCGCGGACGAACTCGGCCTCCGGGTCGGCGTACTCGCCACCGCGGTCGTGAAGTCGACGAATGTCATGGTGGAGCGGACCGAGGGCGCGCGCGAGCACTCCCTCGAATAG
- a CDS encoding NAD-dependent epimerase/dehydratase family protein, giving the protein MSASTGFHVVVGAGTTGTATALLLAESGERVRVVTRRGGGPGHPLVERVAADATDAARLTELTRGATTLFNCAMPAYDRWPTDWPPLAAALLTAAERTGVHYVMLGNVYGYGPVDGPMTEDLPMAPTTVKGRVRADMWTAALAAHEAGRALVTEVRASTYLGVGVASLFNFVVVPNVLAGTPAALPDDLDAPQSWSYNGDVARTLVAAARSAESWGRAWHVPSSTASVRTLTTRFAALTDSPAPTLTRMSIEELRALGRENPIVGEFEEMLYLTDGNSHVDATTTTKLLQVSATPTDTALTELAASVSK; this is encoded by the coding sequence ATGTCCGCATCCACCGGATTCCACGTCGTGGTCGGCGCCGGCACCACCGGTACCGCCACCGCCCTGCTCCTCGCCGAGTCCGGCGAGCGGGTCCGGGTCGTCACCCGACGCGGCGGCGGCCCGGGGCATCCCCTGGTCGAACGCGTCGCCGCCGACGCGACCGACGCCGCGCGCCTGACCGAACTCACGCGCGGCGCGACCACGTTGTTCAACTGCGCGATGCCGGCCTACGACCGCTGGCCCACCGACTGGCCGCCGCTGGCCGCCGCGCTGTTGACGGCGGCGGAGCGGACGGGGGTGCACTATGTGATGCTCGGCAACGTATACGGCTACGGCCCGGTGGACGGGCCGATGACCGAGGACCTGCCGATGGCGCCGACCACGGTCAAGGGCCGGGTCCGGGCCGACATGTGGACTGCCGCGCTGGCCGCGCACGAGGCGGGCCGCGCCCTGGTCACCGAGGTCCGCGCGAGCACGTACCTCGGCGTGGGCGTGGCCTCGCTGTTCAACTTCGTGGTCGTCCCGAACGTGCTCGCCGGCACCCCGGCCGCGCTCCCCGACGACCTCGACGCACCGCAGAGTTGGTCGTACAACGGCGACGTCGCCCGCACCCTGGTCGCGGCGGCCCGCTCCGCCGAATCCTGGGGCCGCGCCTGGCACGTACCGTCGTCGACCGCGTCCGTCCGCACCCTGACCACCCGCTTCGCCGCCCTCACCGACTCGCCCGCCCCGACCCTGACCCGAATGTCGATCGAGGAACTCCGCGCGCTCGGACGGGAGAACCCGATCGTCGGCGAGTTCGAGGAAATGCTCTATCTGACGGACGGCAACTCCCACGTGGACGCGACAACAACCACCAAGCTCCTACAGGTCTCCGCCACCCCCACGGACACCGCCCTCACCGAACTGGCGGCCTCCGTAAGCAAGTAG
- a CDS encoding ABC transporter permease codes for MIGSLRVRRRVRAERPRRGGAPLALLVPGLIGLVFLVLPLLGLLIRAPWSDLGRQLGSTEVREALKLSLFTATIATGIVLVLGVPLAWLLARTDFPGRRLIRALVTLPLVLPPVVGGVALLLVLGRKGIVGAWLDDTFGYTLPFTTTGVIVAEAFVAMPFLVISVEGALRAADPRYEEAAATLGASRWTAFRRVTLPLIAPGVAAGAVLAWARALGEFGATITFAGNFPGKTQTMPLAVYLALETDPEAAIVLSLVLLAVSVLILAGLRERWMTTS; via the coding sequence GTGATCGGCTCTCTCCGGGTCCGCCGCCGCGTGCGGGCCGAACGACCGCGCCGCGGCGGCGCGCCCCTGGCCCTGCTCGTCCCCGGCCTGATCGGCCTGGTGTTTTTGGTGCTGCCGCTGCTCGGACTGCTGATCCGGGCGCCGTGGAGCGACCTGGGGCGTCAGCTCGGCAGTACGGAGGTCCGCGAGGCGCTGAAGCTCTCGCTGTTCACCGCGACCATCGCCACCGGCATCGTGCTCGTGCTCGGTGTACCGCTGGCGTGGCTGCTCGCCCGCACCGACTTCCCCGGGCGGCGCCTGATCCGGGCGCTGGTCACCCTGCCGCTGGTGTTGCCGCCGGTGGTGGGCGGTGTGGCGCTGCTCCTGGTGCTGGGCCGCAAAGGCATCGTCGGCGCATGGCTGGACGACACGTTCGGCTACACGCTGCCGTTCACCACCACCGGGGTGATCGTGGCCGAGGCGTTCGTGGCGATGCCGTTTCTGGTGATCAGCGTCGAGGGTGCGCTGCGAGCGGCGGATCCGCGGTACGAGGAGGCCGCGGCCACGCTGGGCGCGTCCCGCTGGACCGCGTTTCGCCGGGTCACCCTGCCGCTGATCGCCCCGGGCGTGGCGGCGGGCGCGGTACTCGCGTGGGCCCGCGCGCTCGGCGAGTTCGGCGCCACCATCACCTTCGCCGGCAACTTCCCCGGCAAGACCCAGACGATGCCGCTCGCCGTCTACCTCGCGCTCGAAACCGATCCGGAGGCGGCGATCGTGCTCTCCCTGGTGTTGTTGGCGGTGTCCGTGCTGATCCTGGCGGGCCTGCGCGAGCGTTGGATGACCACCTCGTGA
- a CDS encoding very short patch repair endonuclease yields MVPVTSLTTTDATRARMSRQRSKDTGVEVALRRVLHGMGLRYRVHRRPLKGIRREADVVFGPAKVAVYVDGCFWHGCPVHATWPKRNAEFWKTKIEGNRTRDADTDRRMAEAGWLVVRVWEHEDAATAAARVRDAVIARRAAG; encoded by the coding sequence ATGGTCCCCGTGACGAGCCTGACCACCACCGACGCGACTCGTGCCCGGATGAGTCGCCAACGCAGCAAGGACACCGGCGTCGAGGTCGCGCTGCGGCGCGTCCTGCACGGCATGGGACTGCGCTACCGCGTGCACCGCCGCCCGCTCAAGGGCATCCGGCGCGAGGCCGACGTCGTCTTCGGCCCGGCCAAGGTCGCCGTCTACGTCGACGGCTGCTTCTGGCACGGCTGCCCGGTGCACGCGACCTGGCCCAAGCGCAACGCCGAGTTCTGGAAGACCAAGATCGAGGGAAACCGCACCCGCGACGCGGACACCGACCGGCGGATGGCCGAGGCCGGCTGGTTGGTCGTGCGGGTCTGGGAGCACGAGGACGCGGCCACCGCGGCGGCCAGGGTTCGGGACGCGGTGATCGCACGCCGCGCGGCCGGCTAA